The Sphaeramia orbicularis chromosome 18, fSphaOr1.1, whole genome shotgun sequence genome contains a region encoding:
- the LOC115438713 gene encoding uncharacterized protein LOC115438713 has product MMPPYILLLFLRICLVPAEDIIQESGIKKARVGENVTLQCSCQDDAITFFFWYQQTLGGKPQMISNRMMHKQDAEITSDFMKRFEVHGTGRDNNLTITNLQLSDSATYFCGVLLFSAVEFGDGVFLHVQASLTPLQAVVKQQTQKHFQDGDLIDLSCTIYAQPCAEDQDQSFYWFRHSASQPAIVYPSTGQCAKLSDDSSVKNCTLSLRVESASSSDTGTYYCALASCGEIIFGNGTRVEISGGLTGFHTVYVYFLSASLVISIVVVLILTFIMYRLKKNLCSVCKGAPPLNDTAGQNADNLHYAALSLNRNSGRQHHEEHLESHCVYSRIRSRKE; this is encoded by the exons ATGATGCCACCTTACATTCTGCTGCTATTTTTGAGAATCT GTCTGGTTCCAGCTGAAGATATAATTCAAGAAAGTGGGATCAAAAAAGCTCGAGTTGGTGAAAATGTGACTCTGCAATGCTCTTGTCAAGATGACGCTATAACTTTCTTCTTCTGGTACCAGCAAACATTAGGAGGAAAGCCTCAAATGATATCAAATCGGATGATGCACAAACAAGATGCAGAGATCACCTCTGACTTCATGAAAAGATTTGAAGTTCATGGAACAGGAAGAGATAACAACCTTACAATAACAAACCTCCAGCTATCAGATTCAGCCACATATTTCTGTGGGGTTTTACTATTCAGTGCAGTTGAGTTTGGGGATGGAGTTTTCCTTCATGTACAGGCTTCTCTGACCCCCCTGCAGGCTGTTGTGAAGCAGCAAACTCAGAAACACTTTCAGGATGGAGACCTCATTGATTTAAGCTGTACAATATACGCCCAACCATGtgcagaggaccaggaccagagcttCTACTGGTTTAGACACAGTGCATCTCAGCCTGCCATTGTCTATCCAAGTACTGGGCAATGTGCAAAACTCTCTGACGATTCATCTGTGAAAAACTGCACTTTAAGTCTGAGAGTGGAGTCTGCGAGCTCCTCTGATACCGGGACTTACTACTGCGCTCTGGCCTCCTGTGGGGAGATCATATTTGGAAACGGAACAAGAGTGGAGATTTCAG GAGGTTTAACCGGATTCCACACTGTCTATGTGTACTTCCTGAGCGCTTCACTGGTCATTTCCATTGTTGTTGTCCTCATCTTGACTTTCATCATGTACAGattgaaaaaaaatctttgttcTGTCTGCAAAG GAGCTCCTCCTCTGAATGATACTGCG GGCCAAAATGCAGATAATCTTCACTATGCTGCCCTGAGTCTGAACAGAAACAGTGGACGTCAGCACCATGAGGAGCATCTAGAGAGTCATTGTGTATATTCTAGAATAAGGAGTAGGAAAGAATAA
- the LOC115439033 gene encoding tyrosine-protein phosphatase non-receptor type substrate 1-like has product MIKLYVLLISLLRVHGVFSYSVVYTHIGDNVSLPCIYASSARYLCWYKQAAGEQPQIISSDYIHSLHGNSEKFDGNKRFSVHAEAGSYHLKISNIQQSDSAIYYCGRTSVATTEFDNGTFLVLKESMHISFHQQKVSKPVQPGDSVTLNCTVHTGTSNKEHTVYWFREDSRSSGLGVMYVHTNSSSHCVKSLESGSATKRCMYSLTKRNVSLSDAGIYYCAVASCGEIVFGNGTRLDLEAQPQTSVPDYTADTQNEECDALQYVAVDFKKRQSKRRRHRSTEETTVYSSLRVSELQ; this is encoded by the exons ATGATCAAACTTTATGTGCTTCTGATTTCCCTCCTTCGAGTCC ATGGTGTTTTCTCATATTCTGTAGTCTACACTCACATCGGAGACAATGTTTCTTTACCGTGCATCTATGCATCCAGTGCCAGGTATCTGTGTTGGTACAAACAGGCTGCAGGGGAGCAACCTCAGATAATATCATCTGACTACATACACTCACTTCATGGCAACTCAGAGAAGTTTGACGGCAACAAACGATTTTCCGTGCATGCTGAAGCCGGATCCTATCATCTGAAAATCTCCAACATCCAGCAGTCGGATTCAGCCATTTACTACTGCGGACGGACCAGTGTGGCAACCACCGAGTTTGACAATGGGACATTTCTGGTTTTAAAAG AATCCATGCACATTTCTTTCCACCAGCAGAAGGTGTCTAAACCTGTGCAGCCAGGAGACTCTGTGACTCTGAACTGTACGGTGCACACTGGGACCAGCAACAAAGAACATACCGTTTACTGGTTCAGAGAGGATTCAAGGAGCTCCGGCCTGGGAGTTATGTACGTCCATACAAACAGCAGCAGCCATTGTGTGAAGAGCTTAGAGTCGGGGTCTGCTACAAAGCGCTGTATGTACAGTCTGACAAAGAGGAATGTTAGTCTGTCTGATGCTGGGATTTACTATTGTGCTGTGGCTTCATGTGGAGAGATAGTGTTTGGGAACGGCACAAGGCTGGATTTAG AAGCACAACCCCAGACAAGTGTCCCGGATTACACTGCTGACACTCAG AATGAGGAATGTGATGCTTTGCAGTACGTAGCTGTGGATTTCAAGAAGAGGCAAAGTAAGCGCAGGAGGCACAGGAGCACAGAGGAGACGACGGTTTATTCTTCACTTAGAGTGTCTGAACTCCAGTGA